One Salarias fasciatus chromosome 9, fSalaFa1.1, whole genome shotgun sequence DNA segment encodes these proteins:
- the LOC115394328 gene encoding dnaJ homolog subfamily C member 13 isoform X1 has protein sequence MNVVKENKDLACFYTTKHSWRGKYKRVFSVGTHGITTYNPTTLEVTNQWPYGDICSIGPVGKGQGTEFNLTFRKGSGKKSETLKFSTEHRTELLTEALRFRTDFSEGKITGRRYNCYKHHWSDTRKSVCLEVRPGGIDQIDPHTNRVVCSYDYRNVEGFVEVSDYQGGFCILYGGFSRLHLFASEHRDEIISSAIEHAGNFIGITLRLRKEALTFEAFVTDRLGKYSSDESITSLAEFVVQKITPRHPEPVKRILALTETCLVERDPASYNIVTIKPFGEVFALICDADNPQVFTVEFIRGQIRKFSSTERDSLLASLLDGVRASGNRDVCVKMAPTQRGQRWGLLSMPVDEEVESLHLKFLAAPPNGNFADAVFRFNANISYSGVLHAVTQDGLFSENKEKLINNAILALLTQEAELPALNAELESHFQAIRRLVASKAGFQAFTQLPKSGQGSGLTDATFREKLGVKTVKALKRNNNGVTHAAIDMLCALMCPMHDDYDLRQEQLNKASLLSSKKFLENLLEKFITNVDHGTGALVISSLLDFLTFALCAPYSETTEGQQFDMLLEMVASNGRTLFKLFQHPSMAIVKGAGLVMKAIIEEGDKDIATKMQELALSEGALPRHLHTSLFTISSDQRMLTNRQLSRHLVGLWTAENPVAMNLLKRILPTGLLAYLDSPDAVPEKDVDRMHIRDNLKIATDQLNRNKVPEWQRIAGKAAKEVEKFAKEKADLVLMHWRDKMGIAQKEQDRNNLNPNQKPVILRKRRQRIKIESNWELFYYRFQLDHARSNLIWNLKTREELRDALEGEMRAFSVDRELGSATVISWNHQEFEVRYECLSDEIKIGDYYLRLLLEEDENEDSSAIKRSYEFFNELYHRFLLTPKVTMKCLCLQALAIVYGKCYEEIGPFTDTKYIVGMLDRCTDKLERDRLILFLNKLILNRKNVKEVMDSNGVRILVDLLTLAHLHTSRATVPLQTNVLEAAPDMKRESEKEWYFGNADKERRGPFSFEEMQEFWTTGVLTAKTRCWAQGMDGWRPLQAIPQLKWCLLASGQAVMNESDLATLILNMLITMCSYYPSRDQDNAIIRPLPKIKRMITDNACLPHIVQLLLTFDPILVEKVANVLFLVMQDNPNLQRLYLTGVFFFIMMYTGSNVLPVARFLKYTHLKQAFRSEESKGQDIVQRSVLGPVLPEAMVCYLENYEAERFSEIFLGEFDTPEAIWSSEMRRMMIEKIAAHVADFSPRLQSNTRALYQYCPIPVISFPQLDFELFCNIYYLRHLCDTTRFPNWPIRDAVKLLKDTLEAWKREVEKKPPSMSVDDAYEVLNLPKGQGQHEESKIRKAYFRLAQKYHPDKNPEGRDMFEKVNKAYEFLCTKSARIVNGPDPENIILILKAQSILFNRHRQELEPYKYAGYPMLIKTITMETADDQLFSKTSPLLPAAAELAFHTVNCSALNAEELRRENGIEVLLEALSRCVAVLTASSKPEDMAVQVCGHICKCYSVAAQFEECREKIVEMPNIIRDLCHILYYGKGLPKTAALAVQCVSSFAVDYFLQTHLYHAGVLWHLLVHLFNYDYTLEESGVQASQETNQQEVANSLAKLSMVALSRLGGYMQIPHSPDGNTPVSETNGVEGTPPENPTIRKSLAAMLTPYISRKLGTGTPAEVLKLLNSNSENPYLIWNNGTRAELLEFLEGQQEGNIKRGENDKSFGAEFLFSDHSKELIVGEIFVRVYNEQPTFPLEFPKAFAASLLDYVGSQAQYLHTLLAMSQSNKVESQQHAERLRFAEMALEALRNVIKNNPGSESECIGHFKLLFSLLRVHGAGRVQQLVLEVVNTVTSNQECVSNIAESMVLSNLLLLLHSLPSSRQMVLETLYALTSNTKIVKEAMAKGALIYLLDLFCNCTHPQVRTQTAELFSKMTSDKLVGPKVRLTLIRFLPGVFMDAMRDNAEAAVHIFEGTHENPELIWNDSSREKVSTTVREMMLEHFKQQKDNPDVNWRLPEDFTVAYGAGQGELEVGGVFLRIFIAQPGWVLRKPREFLVSLLETLTELLEKNNPNGEALETVTTAAVCLFSAQTQLADQVPPLGHLPRILAALNHKNNAVPKSSIRLIHVLSDNELCVRSMAALETIGPLMTGMKCRADMAGLACEALNRMFQKEQTELVAQALRVELVPYLLKLLEGIGLETLDNPSATKAQIVKALKSMTRSLQYGEQVNEILAKSSVWSTFKDQKHDLFITESQTAGYVTGPGVAGYLTAGTGTTVMSSVPPPVDNDSGD, from the exons ATGAATGTTGTCAAAGAGAACAAAGACTTGGCCTGTTTCTACACCACCAAACACTCCTGGAGGGGAAA gtacAAGCGGGTCTTCTCAGTGGGGACGCATGGCATTACCACTTACAACCCAACCACGCTAGAAGTAACAAATCAG TGGCCTTATGGAGACATCTGCAGTATCGGTCCAGTAGGAAAAGGTCAGGGGACCGAGTTCAACCTCACATTCCGCAAAGGCAGCGGCAAGAAGTCGGAAACGCTCAAGTTTTCGACCGAGCATCGGACAGAGCTGCTCACAGAAGCACTG AGATTCAGAACAGATTTTTCAGAAGGAAAGATTACAGGCAGG CGATACAACTGCTACAAGCATCACTGGAGCGACACGCGGAAGTCGGTGTGTTTAGAGGTTCGGCCCGGCGGCATCGACCAGATCGACCCTCACACTAACCGAGTGGTTTGCTCCTACGACTACCGGAACGTGGAAGGCTTTGTGGAAGTCTCTGACTACCAAGGGGGGTTCTGCATCCTTTACGGTGGTTTCAGCAGGCTG CATCTGTTTGCCTCGGAGCACCGGGACGAAATCATCAGCAGCGCCATCGAACATGCCGGGAACTTCATCGGCATCACGCTACGGCTGAGGAAGGAGGCCCTGACCTTCGAGGCTTTCGTGACCGACAGGTTGGGGAAGTACAGCTCGGACGAGAGCATCACTTCTCTGGCAGAGTTCGTGGTGCAGAAGATCACCCCTCGACACCCG GAGCCTGTAAAGCGCATCCTGGCCCTGACAGAGACGTGTCTAGTGGAGAGAGATCCAGCTTCATACAACATAGTGACCATTAAACCCTTTGGAGAG GTGTTTGCTCTCATCTGTGACGCCGACAACCCTCAGGTGTTCACAGTTGAATTCATTAGAGGTCAGATCAGGAAGTTCTCCTCCACTGAAAG GGACTCGCTCTTGGCCAGCCTGCTCGATGGAGTCCGTGCATCAGGCAACAGGGACGTCTGCGTCAAGATGGCGCCCACGCAGCGGGGGCAGAGGTGGGGCTTGCTGAGCATGCCCGTggacgaggaggtggagagTTTACATCTCAAATTCCTGGCAGCACCTCCGA atGGAAACTTCGCAGACGCAGTGTTCAGATTTAACGCCAACATATCCTATAGCGGAGTGCTGCATGCAGTAACCCAAGAT GGGCTTTTCTCCGAGAACAAAGAGAAGCTCATCAACAACGCCATCCTGGCTCTTTTAACTCAGGAGGCCGAGCTGCCTGCTCTGAACGCTGAGCTGGAAAGCCATTTTCAGGCCATCCGGCGCTTGGTGGCCTCGAAGGCCGGCTTCCAGGCTTTCACCCAGCTGCCGAA GTCTGGTCAAGGGTCTGGACTCACAGATGCAAC GTTCAGGGAAAAGCTGGGAGTGAAGACGGTCAAAGCTTTAAAACGGAACAACAACGGTGTTACACATGCTGCTATAGACATGCTCTGTGCCCTCATGTGT CCGATGCACGATGATTATGACCTgaggcaggagcagctgaacaaggcgtctctgctgtcctccaaGAAGTTCCTGGAAAACCTTCTTGAAAAATTCATCACCAACGTG GACCATGGAACGGGAGCTCTGGTCATCAGCTCcctgctggacttcctgaccTTCGCCCTTTGCGCCCCCTACAGTGAAACCACGGAGGGGCAGCAGTTCGACATGCTGCTGGAGATGGTCGCCTCGAACGGACGAACCCTCTTCAAACTCTTCCAG catcCCTCGATGGCGATAGTGAAGGGAGCCGGCTTGGTGATGAAAGCCATCATTGAG GAGGGCGATAAGGACATCGCCACTAAAATGCAGGAGCTGGCCTTGAGTGAGGGCGCCCTGCCGAGGCACCTGCACACGTCGCTGTTCACCATCAGCTCAGACCAGCGGATGCTCACCAACAG GCAGCTGAGTCGTCACCTGGTGGGACTGTGGACGGCAGAGAACCCCGTGGCCATGAACCTCCTGAAGAGGATACTG CCGACGGGATTGTTGGCTTACCTCGACAGTCCGGACGCCGTCCCGGAGAAAGACGTGGACAGAATGCACATCCGGGACAACTTGAAAATTGCAACG GACCAACTAAATCGGAACAAAGTGCCCGAGTGGCAGCGAATAGCAGGCAAAGCAGCCAAAGAGGTGGAGAAGTTTGCCAAGGAGAAAGCCGACCTGGTGCTGATGCACTGGAGGGATAAGATGGGCATCGCCCAGAAGGAG CAGGACAGAAATAACCTG AATCCCAACCAAAAGCCTGTCATCCTGAGAAAGAGACGGCAGAGGATAAAGATTGAGTCAAACTGGGAGCTTTTCTACTACAG ATTCCAGCTCGACCACGCTCGCTCCAACCTCATCTGGAACTTGAAAACGAGGGAGGAGCTGCGGGACGCTCTGGAGGGGGAGATGCGAGCTTTCAGCGTGGACCGCGAGCTGGGCAGCGCCACCGTCATCTCCTGGAACCACCAGGAGTTCGAG GTGAGATACGAGTGCCTTTCAGATGAGATAAAGATCGGGGATTATTACCTgcgtctgctgctggaggaggatgaaAATGAAGACTCGAGCGCCATCAAGAGATC GTATGAGTTTTTCAACGAGCTCTACCACCGCTTTTTGCTGACACCCAAAGTTACGATGAAGTGCCTGTGCCTGCAGGCGCTCGCTATAGTTTACGGGAAGTGTTACGAGGAGATCGGCCCCTTCACCGACACTAAATACATTGTGGGCATGCTGGACAGG TGCACAGACAAACTGGAAAGAGACAgactcatcctcttcctcaacAAACTCATCCTCAACCGG AAAAATGTGAAGGAGGTGATGGACTCAAACGGAGTTCGTATCTTAGTGGACCTGCTCACCTTGGCCCATCTCCAcaccagcagagccacagtgcCGCTGCAG ACCAACGTGTTGGAGGCTGCACCAGACATGAAGAGGGAGAGCGAGAAGGAGTGGTACTTCGGCAACGCagacaaagaaagaagaggacCTTTCAGTTTCGAGGAG ATGCAGGAGTTCTGGACCACTGGTGTCCTGACAGCAAAGACCCGCTGCTGGGCTCAGGGGATGGACGggtggcgccccctgcaggccattCCTCAGCTGAAGTGGTGCCTCCTGGCCTCAGGACAGGCGGTGATGAACGAGTCGGACCTGGCGACGCTCATCCTCAACATGCTCATCACCATGTGCTCCTACTACCCCAGCAG ggaCCAAGACAATGCGATCATCCGTCCTTTACCTAAAATCAAGAGGATGATCACTGACAACGCCTGCCTCCCACACATCGTCCAG TTgctgttgacctttgaccccattCTTGTGGAGAAGGTGGCCAATGTTCTCTTCCTGGTGATGCAGGACAACCCGAATCTGCAGCGCCTCTATTTAACCGgcgtcttcttcttcatcatgaTGTACACGGGCTCCAACGTGCTTCCTGTGGCCAG gttCTTGAAATACACCCACCTAAAGCAAGCCTTCAGATCAGAGGAG TCCAAAGGTCAGGACATCGTGCAGCGCAGCGTTTTGGGGCCGGTGCTGCCGGAGGCCATGGTGTGTTACCTGGAGAACTACGAGGCCGAGCGCTTCTCCGAGATATTCCTCGGAGAATTTGACACGCCGGAGGCCATTTGGAGCAGCGAGATGAG GCGGATGATGATCGAGAAGATAGCAGCGCACGTCGCCGACTTCAGCCCTCGGCTGCAGAGCAACACCCGGGCCCTCTACCAGTACTGCCCCATCCCCGTGATCAGCTTCCCTCAGCTCGACTTCGAGCTCTTCTGCAACATCTACTACCTCAGGCATCTGTGCGACACGACCCGCTTCCCCAACTGGCCCATCCGGGATGCC GTGAAGCTGCTTAAAGATACACTTGAAGCTTGGAAGAGGGAAGTGGAGAAGAAACCTCCCTCCATGTCTGTGGACGACGCCTACGAAGTCCTCAACCTCCCCAAAGGACAGGGACA gCATGAGGAGAGTAAAATCAGAAAAGCTTACTTCAGGCTCGCACAGAAATACCATCCAGATAAAAACCCAGAGGGCAGG gacATGTTTGAGAAAGTTAACAAAGCCTACGAGTTCCTCTGCACGAAGTCCGCCCGGATCGTGAACGGCCCCGATCCAGAGaacatcatcctcatcctcaaaGCCCAGAGCATCCTCTTCAACCGGCACCGGCAGG AGCTCGAGCCCTACAAGTACGCCGGCTACCCCATGCTCATCAAAACCATCACCATGGAGACGGCGGACGATCAGCTCTTCTCCAAAACCTCGCCtctcctccccgccgccgccgagctggCCTTCCACACGGTCAACTGCTCGGCTCTGAACGCCGAGGAGCTGCGCCGCGAGAACGGCATCGAG gtcctgctggaggctCTCTCTCGGTGTGTTGCTGTATTGACTGCATCAAGCAAGCCTGAAGACATGGCTGTGCAG GTGTGCGGGCACATCTGCAAGTGCTACAGCGTTGCAGCGCAGTTCGAGGAGTGCAGAGAGAAGATCGTCGAAATGCCCAACATCATCCGAGACCTCTGCCACATCCTGTACTACGGGAAG GGTCTTCCGAAAACTGCAGCCCTGGCGGTTCAGTGCGTGAGCTCCTTCGCGGTGGATTACTTCCTGCAGACCCACCTGTATCACGCCGGCGTGCTCTGGCACCTGCTGGTCCACCTCTTCAACTACGACTACACCCTGGAGGAGAGCGGCGTGCAGGCCAGCCAGGAGACCAACCAGCAGGAGGTCGCCAACAGCCTGGCCAAGCTCAGCATGGTGGCCCTCAGCCGCCTGGGCGGCTACATGCAGATCCCCCACAGCCCCGACGGAAACACCCCCGTGTCGGAGACCAACGGCGTGGAGGGCACGCCCCCGGAGAACCCCACCATCCGCAAGAGCCTGGCCGCCATGCTGACGCCGTACATCTCCAGGAAGCTGGGGACGGGAACGCCCGCCGAG GTGTTGAAGCTGCTGAACAGCAACTCGGAGAATCCCTACCTGATCTGGAACAACGGAACCAgagcggagctgctggagtttcTGGAGGGTCAACAGGAGGGGAACATCAAGAGG GGAGAGAACGATAAAAGCTTCGGCGCAGAGTTTTTGTTCTCCGATCACAGCAAGGAGCTGATAGTGGGAGAGATCTTTGTTCGAGTCTACAACGAACAGCCGACTTTCCCACTGGAG TTTCCTAAGGCGTTCGCGGCCAGTCTGCTGGACTACGTTGGCTCTCAGGCTCAGTACCTCCACACCCTGCTGGCCATGAGTCAGAGCAACAAGGTGGAGTCCCAGCAGCACGCCGAGCGTCTGCGCTTCGCCGAGATGGCTCTGGAGGCTCTGCGCAACGTCATCAAGAACAACCCCG GGTCGGAGTCGGAGTGCATCGGTCACTTCAAGCTGCTCTTCTCGTTGCTGCGGGTTCACGGAGCGGGCAGAGTGCAGCAGCTGGTCTTGGAG GTTGTGAATACAGTGACGTCCAACCAGGAATGTGTGAGCAACATTGCCGAGTCCATGGTGCTGTCCAACCTCCTGTTACTGCTGCATTCGCTCCCCTCCA gcaggcagaTGGTGCTGGAGACTCTCTATGCACTGACTTCAAATACAAAGATTGTCAAAGAGGCTATGGCCAAAG GCGCTCTCATCTATCTGCTGGACCTCTTCTGTAACTGCACACACCCGCAGGTCCGCACGCAGACGGCAGAGCTCTTCTCCAAGATGACCTCAGACAAGCTGGTTGGGCCAAAG GTGCGTCTCACCctgatacgcttcctcccggggGTGTTCATGGACGCCATGCGGGACAACGCCGAGGCGGCCGTGCACATATTCGAGGGGACGCACGAAAACCCCGAGCTCATCTGGAACGACAGCTCGAGGGAGAAGGTGTCCACCACTGTGCGGGAGATGATGCTGGA GCACTTTAAGCAGCAGAAGGATAATCCTGATGTGAACTGGAGA CTGCCAGAGGACTTCACAGTGGCTTACGGAGCCGGGCAGGGCGAACTGGAAGTGGGCGGAGTCTTCTTGCGGATCTTCATTGCTCAGCCTGGCTGGGTGTTGCGCAAACCTCGAGAGTTCCTGGTGTCTCTCCTGGAAACGCTCaccgagctgctggagaagaacaACCCCAAC GGCGAGGCTCTGGAGACCGTCACCACAGCGGCGGTCTGCCTGTTCAGCGCTCAGACGCAGCTGGCCGACCAGGTTCCTCCGCTGGGCCACCTGCCGCGCATCCTGGCCGCGCTCAACCACAAGAACAACGCCGTGCCCAAGAGCTCCATCCGCCTGATCCACGTGCTCTCAGACAACGAG ctgtgtgtgcgCTCCATGGCTGCTCTGGAGACCATCGGCCCGCTGATGACTGGGATGAAATGCCGGGCAGACATGGCCGGTCTGGCCTGTGAAGCTCTCAACCGCATGTTCCAGAAGGAGCAGACGGAGCTGGTGGCGCAG GCTCTGAGAGTGGAGCTGGTGCCGTACCTCCTCAAACTGCTGGAAGGAATCGGCCTGGAGACGCTGGACAACCCCTCAGCCACCAAGGCTCAGATCGTCAAAGCTCTCAAATCCATGACTCGCAGTCTGCAGTACGGAGAGCAG GTGAATGAAATCCTGGCGAAGTCCTCGGTGTGGAGCACCTTCAAAGACCAGAAGCACGACCTTTTCATCACAGAGTCTCAGACTGCCGGCTACGTGACAG GTCCAGGAGTCGCAGGTTACCTTACAGCAGGAACGGGCACCACAGTGATGTCCAGCGTCCCACCCCCCGTGGACAACGACAGCGGAGACTAA